From a region of the Bradyrhizobium diazoefficiens genome:
- the fba gene encoding class II fructose-bisphosphate aldolase (catalyzes the reversible aldol condensation of dihydroxyacetonephosphate and glyceraldehyde 3-phosphate in the Calvin cycle, glycolysis, and/or gluconeogenesis) → MARITLRQLLDHAAENDYGVPAFNINNMEQALAIMDAANQVDSPVIIQASRGARSYANDIMLKHMMDAVTEIYPHIPVCVHLDHGNEPATCMTAIQAGFTSVMMDGSLKADGKTPGDWGYNVGVTKTVTDMAHLGGISVEGELGVLGSLETGMGDKEDGHGAEGKLSHDQLLTNPDEAVKFVQETKVDALAIAMGTSHGAYKFTRKPDGDILAMNVIEEIHRKLPNTHLVMHGSSSVPQDLQDIINTYGGKMKPTWGVPVTEIQRGIKHGVRKINIDTDNRMAMTGQIRKVLKDSPEEFDPRKYLKPAMEAMTKLCKQRLQEFNTAGQASKIKRVLTTAEMAKRYAKGELDPRVA, encoded by the coding sequence ATGGCTCGGATCACGTTACGTCAATTGCTCGATCATGCAGCAGAGAACGACTACGGCGTCCCGGCTTTCAACATCAACAATATGGAGCAGGCGCTGGCGATCATGGACGCGGCCAACCAGGTCGACTCGCCCGTCATCATCCAGGCCTCGCGCGGTGCGCGCTCCTACGCCAACGACATCATGCTCAAGCACATGATGGACGCGGTGACCGAGATCTATCCGCACATTCCGGTCTGCGTGCATCTCGACCACGGCAACGAGCCTGCGACCTGCATGACCGCGATCCAGGCCGGCTTCACCTCCGTCATGATGGACGGCTCGCTGAAGGCGGACGGCAAGACCCCCGGCGACTGGGGCTACAATGTCGGGGTCACCAAGACCGTGACCGACATGGCCCATCTCGGCGGCATCTCGGTGGAAGGCGAGCTCGGCGTGCTCGGCTCGCTCGAAACCGGCATGGGCGACAAGGAAGACGGCCACGGCGCCGAAGGCAAGCTCAGCCACGACCAGCTCCTGACCAACCCGGACGAGGCCGTGAAGTTCGTCCAGGAGACCAAGGTCGACGCGCTCGCGATTGCGATGGGGACTTCGCACGGTGCTTACAAATTTACCCGCAAGCCGGACGGCGATATTCTCGCCATGAACGTGATCGAGGAAATCCACCGCAAGCTGCCGAACACGCATCTCGTCATGCATGGTTCGTCCTCGGTGCCGCAGGACCTCCAGGACATCATCAACACCTATGGCGGCAAGATGAAGCCGACCTGGGGCGTGCCTGTTACCGAGATCCAGCGCGGCATCAAGCACGGCGTGCGCAAGATCAACATCGACACCGACAACCGCATGGCGATGACCGGCCAGATCCGCAAGGTGCTCAAGGACAGCCCGGAAGAGTTCGACCCGCGCAAATATCTGAAGCCGGCGATGGAAGCCATGACCAAGCTGTGCAAGCAGCGCCTCCAGGAGTTCAACACCGCCGGCCAGGCCTCCAAGATCAAGAGGGTCCTGACCACCGCCGAGATGGCCAAGCGCTACGCCAAGGGCGAGCTGGACCCCCGCGTGGCGTAA
- the gap gene encoding type I glyceraldehyde-3-phosphate dehydrogenase produces the protein MAVRVAINGFGRIGRNVLRAIAESGRKDIEVVGINDLGPVETNAHLLRFDSVHGRFPGTVTVEGDSISLGNGKIKVSAERDPSKLPWKDLGVDIALECTGIFTSKDKASAHLTAGARRVLVSAPADGADATIVYGVNHETLTRDHLVVSNGSCTTNCLAPVAKVLNDLVGIETGFMTTIHAYTGDQPTLDTLHKDLYRGRAAAMSMIPTSTGAAKAIGLVLPELKGKLDGVAIRVPTPNVSVVDLKIVAKRATDAKEVNAAMKRASEQQLKGVLGYTNAPNVSIDFNHDPHSSTFHEDQTKVQNGTLVRVMSWYDNEWGFSNRMADTAVAMGKVI, from the coding sequence ATGGCAGTCCGCGTGGCAATCAACGGTTTTGGCCGCATCGGCCGCAACGTCCTGCGGGCGATCGCCGAGTCAGGACGCAAGGACATCGAGGTCGTCGGCATCAACGACCTCGGCCCGGTGGAGACCAACGCCCACCTGCTCCGTTTCGATAGCGTCCATGGCCGCTTCCCCGGCACCGTCACCGTCGAAGGTGACTCGATCAGCCTCGGCAACGGCAAGATCAAGGTGAGCGCCGAGCGCGATCCCTCGAAGCTGCCCTGGAAGGATCTCGGCGTCGACATCGCGCTGGAATGCACGGGCATCTTCACCTCGAAGGACAAGGCCTCCGCGCACCTGACCGCCGGCGCCAGGCGCGTGCTGGTCTCCGCGCCCGCCGACGGCGCCGACGCCACCATCGTCTACGGCGTCAACCACGAGACGCTGACCAGGGATCACCTGGTCGTCTCCAACGGCTCCTGCACCACCAACTGCCTGGCGCCGGTTGCCAAGGTGCTGAACGATCTCGTCGGCATCGAGACCGGTTTCATGACCACGATCCACGCCTATACCGGCGACCAGCCGACGCTGGACACGCTGCACAAGGATCTCTACCGCGGCCGCGCGGCTGCGATGTCGATGATCCCGACCTCGACCGGCGCTGCGAAAGCGATCGGCCTCGTGCTGCCCGAACTGAAGGGCAAGCTCGACGGCGTCGCAATCCGCGTGCCGACGCCCAACGTCTCGGTCGTCGACCTCAAGATCGTCGCCAAGCGCGCCACCGATGCGAAGGAGGTCAACGCGGCGATGAAGCGTGCCAGCGAGCAGCAGCTCAAGGGCGTCCTCGGCTACACCAACGCGCCCAACGTTTCGATCGACTTCAACCACGACCCGCACTCCTCGACCTTCCACGAGGACCAGACCAAGGTGCAGAACGGCACGCTGGTGCGCGTGATGTCCTGGTACGACAACGAGTGGGGCTTCTCGAACCGCATGGCGGACACTGCCGTCGCGATGGGCAAGGTGATCTAA
- a CDS encoding phosphoglycerate kinase, which produces MTNKFRTLDDVDVKGKRMLLRVDLNVPMDNGRVSDTTRLERVAPTITEISDKGGKVILLAHFGRPKGRDTKESLRPVAGALAKVVNKPVAFADDCIGEPAAKAVADLKDGDILCLENTRFHKEEEKNDPAFVAELARLGDIWVNDAFSAAHRAHASTEGLGHKLPAYAGRTMQAELDALEKALGSPTKPVIAIIGGAKVSTKIDLLENLVSKVDALVIGGGMANTFLHAQGVAVGKSLAEKDLAATALRIMEKAEAANCAIILPVDATVAYHFAANAPSHAYGLDAIPADGMILDVGPQSIARVHAAIDDAATLVWNGPLGAFEMQPFDRGTVAAAKHAAERTKAKKLISIAGGGDTVAALNQAHVAGDFTYVSTAGGAFLEWMEGKPLPGVEVLRIK; this is translated from the coding sequence ATGACCAACAAATTCCGCACCCTCGACGACGTCGACGTGAAGGGCAAACGCATGCTGCTGCGCGTCGATCTCAACGTGCCCATGGACAACGGCCGCGTCAGCGACACGACCCGGCTCGAGCGCGTCGCGCCGACCATCACCGAAATCTCGGACAAGGGCGGCAAGGTCATCCTGCTCGCTCATTTCGGCCGGCCGAAGGGGCGCGATACCAAGGAATCGCTCAGACCCGTCGCCGGAGCCCTGGCCAAGGTCGTGAACAAGCCCGTTGCGTTCGCCGATGACTGCATCGGCGAGCCCGCAGCCAAGGCCGTCGCGGACTTGAAGGACGGCGACATCCTGTGCCTGGAGAACACCCGCTTCCACAAGGAAGAGGAGAAGAACGATCCCGCCTTCGTCGCGGAATTGGCAAGGCTCGGCGACATTTGGGTCAATGACGCGTTCTCGGCCGCGCATCGCGCCCACGCCTCGACCGAAGGCCTCGGCCACAAGCTGCCGGCCTATGCCGGCCGCACCATGCAGGCCGAGCTCGACGCGCTGGAAAAGGCGCTGGGCTCGCCGACCAAGCCGGTCATCGCGATCATCGGCGGCGCCAAGGTCTCGACCAAGATCGACCTGCTCGAAAACCTCGTGAGCAAGGTCGATGCGCTGGTGATCGGCGGCGGCATGGCCAACACCTTCCTGCACGCCCAGGGCGTCGCGGTCGGCAAGTCGCTGGCCGAGAAGGATCTCGCCGCCACCGCGCTGCGCATCATGGAGAAGGCGGAAGCCGCCAACTGCGCCATCATCCTGCCGGTCGACGCAACCGTTGCCTATCACTTCGCCGCCAACGCGCCGTCGCACGCCTATGGGCTCGATGCGATCCCCGCCGACGGCATGATCCTCGATGTCGGCCCGCAGTCGATCGCCCGCGTGCACGCCGCGATCGACGACGCGGCAACCTTGGTCTGGAACGGACCCTTGGGCGCGTTCGAGATGCAGCCGTTCGACCGCGGCACGGTCGCGGCCGCCAAGCACGCTGCCGAGCGCACCAAGGCCAAGAAGCTGATCTCGATCGCGGGCGGCGGCGACACCGTCGCGGCGCTCAACCAGGCCCATGTGGCCGGTGACTTCACTTATGTCTCGACCGCCGGTGGCGCGTTCCTCGAATGGATGGAAGGCAAGCCCCTGCCTGGCGTCGAGGTCTTGCGCATCAAGTAA
- a CDS encoding methyl-accepting chemotaxis protein: MSVAQLAVMDTGSNRTLAERLIDQLADRIGGLGVELADIAGNVQEVASRVANQSERFHHLQTTAETMVSANHDIANASQAVQTTTSAAVGEIAQSRSAVDAAVNHISELVAAVERIEGRLSAVGSALAQVAKVSGSIEAIAKQTNLLALNATIEAARAGNAGRGFAVVASEVKNLAEATRQATHQISDTVRDLDGQIEGLIGESSDASQRAKTAGEGAQQISSIISRVQQGFASVEAEIDNVTRAATSNLGHCDTVISELNELARGVDLSSRDLKNADERVAKLLDTSEGLIALIADSGVETSDTPLIRVVVDTAKQISAQFEAGIARGDITLDQLLDETYREIPGTDPKQYLTHYVEFTDRVLPAIQDPIQKSDPRIVYCVAWARSGYLPTHNPNYRLPQGKDPVWNNANCRNRRLFNDRTVKKVAGNTKPFLLQTYRRDMGGGQFVLMKDLSSPIVIRGKHWGAFRMGFRQG; this comes from the coding sequence ATGTCCGTCGCACAACTTGCCGTCATGGACACCGGCTCCAACCGCACCTTGGCCGAACGGCTGATTGATCAGCTCGCCGACCGCATCGGCGGCCTCGGCGTGGAACTCGCCGACATTGCCGGCAACGTCCAGGAAGTTGCAAGCCGCGTCGCAAACCAGTCGGAACGGTTCCACCACCTCCAGACCACGGCCGAGACGATGGTCTCGGCCAACCACGACATCGCCAATGCATCGCAGGCCGTGCAAACCACCACGTCCGCGGCGGTCGGCGAGATCGCGCAGTCGCGCAGCGCCGTCGACGCCGCGGTCAATCACATCTCCGAGCTCGTTGCGGCGGTGGAGCGCATCGAGGGGCGCTTGAGCGCCGTCGGCTCGGCACTGGCGCAGGTGGCAAAGGTGTCCGGCTCGATCGAGGCGATCGCGAAGCAGACCAATCTGCTTGCGCTGAACGCAACCATCGAGGCCGCACGCGCCGGCAACGCCGGCCGCGGCTTCGCCGTGGTCGCAAGCGAGGTGAAGAATCTCGCGGAAGCCACCCGCCAAGCCACGCATCAGATCTCCGACACCGTGCGCGATCTTGACGGCCAGATCGAAGGCCTGATCGGCGAAAGCAGCGACGCCTCGCAGCGTGCGAAGACCGCCGGCGAAGGGGCCCAGCAGATCTCCAGCATCATCTCGCGCGTCCAGCAGGGCTTTGCGTCCGTGGAAGCGGAGATCGACAACGTCACGCGCGCGGCGACCTCCAATCTCGGACATTGCGACACCGTCATCAGCGAGCTCAACGAGCTCGCCAGGGGCGTCGATCTCTCCTCGCGCGACCTCAAGAACGCCGACGAGCGGGTGGCCAAGCTGCTCGACACTTCCGAGGGCCTGATCGCACTGATCGCCGACAGCGGCGTGGAGACGTCGGACACGCCGCTGATCCGCGTCGTGGTCGACACCGCAAAGCAGATCTCGGCCCAGTTCGAAGCCGGCATCGCTCGCGGAGACATCACGCTCGACCAGCTCCTGGACGAGACCTACCGCGAAATTCCCGGCACGGATCCGAAGCAGTACCTCACCCACTACGTCGAATTCACCGACCGCGTGCTGCCCGCGATCCAGGACCCGATCCAGAAATCGGATCCGCGCATCGTCTACTGCGTCGCCTGGGCGAGGAGCGGTTATCTGCCGACCCACAATCCGAACTACCGCCTGCCGCAGGGCAAGGACCCGGTGTGGAATAACGCCAACTGCCGCAACCGCCGCTTGTTCAACGACCGCACAGTGAAGAAGGTCGCAGGCAATACGAAGCCGTTCCTGCTCCAGACCTACCGCCGCGACATGGGCGGTGGACAGTTCGTGCTGATGAAGGATCTGTCCTCGCCGATCGTGATCCGCGGCAAGCACTGGGGCGCCTTCCGCATGGGTTTTCGGCAGGGCTGA
- a CDS encoding 5-formyltetrahydrofolate cyclo-ligase: MSNTKADLRAKALAARDALSEKKRAAAAAKLAKRGLPFRLLPGSIISGYSPIRSEIDPLPLMRKLAEEGAKLALPCVSARGQSLIFRIFHPNDRLMLGPLGIPEPSPAAAEVVPDIMLTPLAAFDRLGHRIGYGAGHYDFTFAHLRKAKQIVGIGLAFAAQEIEAVPALSHDVALDYVLTESDVFDFRSSEVAHSLRG, translated from the coding sequence ATGTCCAACACCAAAGCCGATCTCCGTGCCAAAGCCCTCGCGGCGCGCGACGCGTTGAGCGAGAAGAAGCGCGCTGCCGCCGCCGCAAAGCTGGCCAAGCGCGGGCTGCCGTTCAGGCTGCTGCCCGGCAGCATCATCTCCGGCTATTCGCCGATCCGCAGCGAGATCGATCCGCTACCGCTGATGAGAAAGCTCGCCGAGGAAGGCGCGAAGCTGGCGCTACCTTGCGTCAGCGCGCGCGGGCAGTCGCTGATCTTTCGCATCTTCCATCCGAACGACCGGCTGATGCTCGGCCCGCTCGGCATTCCCGAGCCGTCGCCTGCGGCGGCCGAGGTCGTCCCCGACATCATGCTGACGCCGCTGGCGGCGTTCGACCGCCTCGGCCACCGCATCGGCTATGGCGCCGGGCATTACGATTTCACCTTCGCGCATTTGCGCAAAGCCAAGCAGATCGTCGGTATCGGGCTTGCTTTTGCCGCGCAGGAGATCGAGGCGGTTCCGGCGCTATCACACGACGTCGCGCTGGATTATGTGCTAACGGAATCGGACGTGTTCGATTTCCGGAGTTCTGAAGTTGCGCATTCTCTTCGTGGGTGA
- a CDS encoding cell division protein ZapA, producing MSHINVTINGRQYRMACEEGQEVRLLKLAESLETRIQSLRGKFGEIGDARLTVMAALTVCDELVDTSNRVRSLEQELTELRDFRNAAVERARMTQTAVVNALNAAAERIEKSTQVLNRTVGNGIAIG from the coding sequence ATGAGCCACATCAACGTCACCATCAATGGCCGGCAATACCGCATGGCCTGCGAGGAGGGCCAGGAGGTGCGGTTGCTCAAGCTCGCCGAGAGCCTGGAGACGCGGATCCAGTCGCTGCGCGGAAAATTTGGCGAGATCGGCGACGCGCGCCTCACCGTGATGGCGGCGCTGACCGTCTGCGACGAACTGGTCGACACCAGCAACCGCGTCCGAAGCCTGGAGCAGGAGCTGACGGAGCTGCGCGATTTCCGCAATGCTGCGGTCGAGCGCGCCCGGATGACCCAGACCGCGGTGGTGAATGCCCTGAACGCGGCGGCCGAACGCATCGAGAAGTCGACCCAGGTGCTGAACCGCACGGTCGGCAACGGGATTGCGATCGGGTAG
- a CDS encoding DUF4164 domain-containing protein: protein MTESSAVEIEIATRRLTAALDALESAVERRRDADRDENELAARIQALGADRSRLADELDGALVKARKLERTNREISDRLDSAIVTIRSVLDTGEDG, encoded by the coding sequence ATGACGGAATCATCCGCCGTCGAGATCGAGATTGCGACCCGCAGGCTCACGGCGGCGCTCGACGCGCTCGAAAGCGCGGTGGAGCGGCGGCGCGATGCCGATCGCGACGAGAACGAACTCGCGGCGCGGATCCAGGCGCTCGGCGCGGACCGCTCGCGGCTTGCCGACGAGCTCGACGGCGCGCTGGTGAAGGCGCGCAAGCTCGAGCGCACCAATCGCGAGATATCCGACCGGCTGGATTCCGCAATCGTCACGATACGCTCGGTGCTCGATACCGGAGAGGACGGATGA
- the tkt gene encoding transketolase, protein MMQLDATRTAYTQVDHTRMANAIRGLAMDAVEKAKSGHPGLPMGAADIATVLFTQVLKFDAAAPAWPDRDRFVLSAGHGSMLLYSLLYLTGNSEMTLDQIKQFRQVDSLTPGHPENFRTKGIETTTGPLGQGISTAVGMALAEKMLAAEFGKKIVDHHTYVLASDGDLMEGVSQEAIAMAGHWKLNKLIVLYDDNGISIDGPTSIADSVDQVKRFKSAGWAAEKIDGHDQAAIADAIARAKKSNKPTLIACRTTIGFGAPHKAGTSKAHGEALGAEELKAAKENLGISLEPFTVPDDVLKAWREAGSRGAAARQEWEARLGELGSRKRAEFERRLRHERPASLAKAVRAYKKELLEKPMTAATRKSSEAVIEVIAGAMPMEFLAGSADLTGSNNNKAKSATAFSAKTPKGRFIHYGIREHGMAAAMNGIFLHGGFAPNGATFLVFTDYARPAMRLAALMGACVVYVMTHDSIGLGEDGPTHQPVEHLAALRAIPNMRVFRPCDSIEVAECWELALNRIDGPTVLALTRQNLPQLRTTVPNDNPCAAGAYELVAAQGEAKATLFASGSEVEIAVAAQKQLAERGIASRVVSVPSLELLLAQPEAERAAIIGNAPVKVAIEAAVRWGWDAVIGQDGEFVGMHSFGESGPAKELYKHFGITAEAAVSAVLKRVS, encoded by the coding sequence ATGATGCAGCTCGATGCCACCCGTACGGCATATACGCAGGTCGACCACACCCGTATGGCCAACGCGATCCGCGGCCTTGCGATGGACGCTGTCGAGAAGGCGAAATCGGGTCATCCCGGCCTGCCGATGGGTGCCGCCGACATCGCCACCGTGCTGTTCACGCAGGTCCTGAAATTCGACGCTGCCGCGCCCGCCTGGCCGGACCGCGACCGCTTCGTGCTCTCGGCCGGCCATGGCTCGATGCTGCTCTATTCGCTGCTTTACCTCACTGGCAATTCCGAGATGACGCTGGACCAGATCAAGCAGTTCCGCCAGGTCGATTCGCTCACCCCCGGACACCCCGAGAACTTCCGCACCAAGGGCATCGAGACCACGACCGGACCGCTCGGCCAGGGCATCTCGACCGCGGTCGGCATGGCGCTTGCCGAGAAGATGCTGGCCGCCGAGTTCGGCAAGAAGATCGTCGACCACCACACCTATGTGCTCGCCTCCGACGGCGACCTGATGGAAGGCGTGTCGCAGGAGGCGATCGCGATGGCCGGGCACTGGAAGCTCAACAAGCTGATCGTGCTCTACGACGACAACGGCATCTCGATCGACGGGCCCACCTCGATCGCCGATTCCGTCGACCAGGTGAAGCGCTTCAAGTCGGCCGGCTGGGCCGCCGAGAAGATCGACGGCCATGACCAGGCGGCGATCGCCGACGCCATCGCGCGCGCGAAGAAATCCAACAAGCCGACGCTGATCGCCTGCCGTACCACCATCGGTTTCGGCGCGCCGCACAAGGCCGGCACGTCGAAGGCGCATGGCGAGGCGCTCGGCGCCGAGGAACTCAAGGCCGCCAAGGAAAATCTCGGCATCTCGCTCGAGCCGTTCACGGTGCCCGACGATGTGCTGAAGGCGTGGCGCGAAGCCGGCAGCCGCGGCGCCGCGGCACGCCAGGAGTGGGAAGCACGCCTTGGCGAACTCGGTAGCCGCAAGCGCGCAGAGTTCGAGCGCCGCCTGCGCCATGAACGTCCCGCATCGCTCGCAAAGGCCGTGCGCGCGTACAAGAAGGAATTGCTCGAAAAGCCGATGACTGCGGCGACCCGCAAATCCTCGGAAGCCGTGATCGAAGTGATCGCCGGCGCCATGCCGATGGAGTTTCTGGCCGGCTCGGCCGACCTCACCGGCTCCAACAACAACAAGGCGAAATCGGCGACCGCCTTCTCGGCGAAGACACCGAAGGGCCGCTTCATTCACTACGGCATCCGCGAGCACGGCATGGCCGCAGCGATGAACGGCATCTTCCTGCACGGCGGCTTCGCCCCGAATGGCGCGACCTTCCTGGTATTCACCGACTACGCACGGCCCGCGATGCGCCTCGCCGCCCTCATGGGCGCCTGTGTCGTCTACGTGATGACCCATGATTCCATCGGCCTCGGCGAAGACGGCCCGACCCATCAGCCGGTCGAGCATCTCGCCGCGCTCCGCGCCATCCCGAACATGCGCGTGTTCCGCCCCTGCGATTCCATCGAAGTCGCCGAGTGCTGGGAGCTCGCGCTCAACCGCATCGATGGCCCGACGGTACTGGCGCTGACGCGCCAGAATCTGCCGCAGCTGCGTACCACCGTGCCGAACGACAATCCCTGCGCGGCCGGCGCCTATGAGCTGGTCGCAGCCCAAGGCGAAGCCAAGGCAACGCTGTTCGCCTCCGGCTCTGAGGTCGAGATCGCGGTCGCCGCCCAGAAGCAGCTCGCCGAGCGCGGCATCGCGTCACGGGTGGTCTCTGTTCCCTCGCTCGAGCTGTTGTTAGCGCAACCAGAGGCCGAGCGCGCCGCAATCATCGGCAACGCGCCGGTCAAAGTGGCGATCGAAGCCGCGGTGCGCTGGGGCTGGGATGCCGTGATCGGCCAGGATGGCGAATTCGTCGGCATGCATTCCTTCGGCGAAAGCGGCCCTGCCAAGGAGCTTTACAAGCATTTCGGCATTACTGCCGAGGCTGCGGTCAGCGCTGTGCTGAAGCGCGTTTCCTGA
- a CDS encoding PAS domain S-box protein has protein sequence MIVQVPIQAPSVALDSNERKRPEEALRESEERFRTLVQFSFDVYWETDAQHRFIRQEFAETLPEPPVSEIGRTRWEVPHLEPDEDGWRKHREMLDAHLPFRDFELARPTPDGGKRYISVSGLPIFDKTGNFVGYRGVGRHITERKRAEQALIDSEARFRTFVDHATDSFMLHSEDGRVLDVNRNACESLGYGRAELVGTTAALFDLEMDEATWRSNRERLKAGEIATVERRYCRKDGTVFPVEVRMREFCEGGRSRIICLSRDITERKRTAETFREMQAELTHANRAAAMGQVTASVTHELSQPMTAMLCNAEAALNWLGTQPPNFEKTQQALASIVAEAKRGGEIISWIRSLIKKAPAPKESVNVNDAILDVITIARNELLKHHVLIQTELASGLPLVQGHRVQLQQVVLNLILNAIEAMNCVDVGGRELRISTAADASNLVVVAVRDTGPGLDVAIVDRLFEPFYTTKPSGTGMGLSICQSIIEAHGGRLWTGANEPRGAVFQFSLPSEQE, from the coding sequence ATGATCGTACAAGTTCCGATTCAAGCGCCGTCCGTCGCGCTCGATTCGAATGAGCGCAAGCGCCCCGAGGAGGCGCTGCGCGAGAGCGAGGAACGCTTTCGCACGCTGGTGCAGTTCTCTTTTGATGTGTACTGGGAAACGGACGCGCAGCATCGCTTCATCCGCCAGGAGTTCGCTGAGACACTTCCCGAGCCGCCGGTCTCCGAGATCGGCAGGACACGATGGGAGGTCCCGCATCTGGAGCCTGACGAAGATGGCTGGCGCAAGCACCGGGAGATGCTTGACGCTCACCTCCCGTTTCGTGATTTCGAGCTCGCGCGGCCGACGCCCGACGGCGGCAAGCGCTATATATCCGTCTCTGGGCTGCCTATCTTTGACAAGACAGGGAACTTCGTGGGCTACCGCGGCGTGGGGCGCCACATCACGGAGCGCAAACGTGCCGAACAGGCGCTGATCGATAGCGAGGCCCGTTTCCGTACCTTCGTGGACCACGCGACTGATAGTTTCATGCTCCACAGTGAAGATGGTCGCGTTCTCGATGTGAATCGGAACGCCTGCGAAAGTCTCGGCTATGGCCGGGCCGAACTGGTTGGGACAACTGCGGCCTTGTTCGATCTGGAGATGGATGAAGCGACTTGGCGTAGCAACCGCGAGCGCCTCAAAGCCGGCGAGATCGCTACGGTCGAGAGGCGCTATTGCCGAAAGGACGGCACTGTGTTTCCCGTCGAAGTCCGTATGCGGGAATTCTGCGAAGGCGGCCGGTCACGTATCATTTGCCTGAGCCGCGACATCACCGAACGCAAGCGAACCGCCGAGACGTTCCGCGAGATGCAGGCTGAGCTAACACACGCCAATCGCGCGGCGGCAATGGGCCAGGTCACGGCTTCGGTGACACATGAATTAAGCCAACCAATGACCGCGATGCTCTGCAACGCAGAGGCCGCGCTGAACTGGCTGGGAACACAACCTCCGAATTTCGAAAAGACACAGCAGGCGCTCGCATCCATTGTCGCAGAAGCAAAGCGAGGCGGCGAGATCATCAGTTGGATCCGTTCCTTGATCAAGAAAGCTCCCGCGCCGAAGGAGAGCGTCAATGTCAATGATGCGATCCTAGACGTGATCACCATAGCCCGTAACGAGCTGCTCAAACATCATGTCTTGATCCAGACCGAGCTCGCTTCGGGCTTGCCGCTTGTGCAGGGCCATCGCGTTCAGCTGCAACAGGTGGTTCTCAATTTGATCCTCAACGCGATCGAGGCAATGAACTGCGTCGACGTTGGCGGACGAGAGCTGCGGATCAGCACGGCTGCAGATGCCTCAAATCTCGTTGTTGTCGCCGTACGGGATACCGGACCTGGACTTGACGTCGCAATCGTTGACCGTCTGTTCGAGCCCTTCTACACCACCAAGCCGAGCGGGACCGGCATGGGCTTGTCGATTTGCCAATCAATCATCGAGGCGCACGGAGGACGACTTTGGACAGGCGCGAATGAACCACGGGGGGCCGTGTTTCAGTTTAGTCTGCCTTCGGAACAGGAGTGA
- a CDS encoding TIGR00282 family metallophosphoesterase, which translates to MRILFVGDVVGRSGRNAVAEYLPGMVKDWSLDFVVVNGENSAGGFGITEAIYQEFLDAGADAVTLGNHSWDQREALVFIERAERLVRPANYPRGTPGRGAALVETKNGKHALVVNALGRVFMTPFDDPFAALERELGACPLGVAADAIVVDFHCEASSEKQGIGFFCDGRASLVVGTHTHVPTADHQILSGGTAYMTDAGMTGDYDSIIGMQKEEPLRRFISGIPSGRFEPAAGAATLSGVAVETDDATGLALRIAPVRVGGRLEPTTPKFWLS; encoded by the coding sequence TTGCGCATTCTCTTCGTGGGTGATGTCGTCGGCCGTAGCGGGCGCAATGCTGTCGCCGAATATCTGCCCGGCATGGTCAAGGACTGGTCGCTCGATTTCGTCGTCGTCAACGGCGAGAATTCCGCCGGCGGCTTCGGCATTACGGAAGCGATCTACCAGGAGTTTCTCGATGCCGGCGCCGATGCGGTGACGCTCGGCAACCACTCCTGGGACCAGCGTGAGGCACTGGTGTTCATCGAGCGCGCCGAGCGCCTGGTGCGTCCCGCGAACTATCCGCGCGGCACGCCCGGCCGCGGCGCCGCGCTGGTCGAGACCAAGAACGGCAAGCATGCGCTCGTCGTCAACGCCTTGGGCCGCGTCTTCATGACCCCGTTCGACGATCCCTTCGCGGCGCTGGAGCGTGAGCTCGGCGCCTGTCCGCTCGGCGTTGCCGCCGATGCCATCGTCGTCGATTTCCATTGCGAGGCGAGCAGCGAGAAACAGGGCATCGGCTTCTTCTGCGACGGCCGCGCCAGCCTCGTCGTCGGCACGCACACCCATGTACCGACCGCCGACCACCAGATCCTGTCCGGCGGTACCGCCTACATGACGGATGCCGGCATGACCGGCGACTACGACTCCATCATCGGCATGCAGAAGGAAGAGCCGCTGCGGAGGTTCATTTCCGGGATTCCGTCGGGCCGCTTCGAGCCGGCCGCGGGTGCGGCAACGCTCAGCGGTGTCGCCGTGGAAACGGATGACGCGACGGGACTCGCCCTGCGCATCGCACCGGTGCGTGTGGGCGGAAGGCTGGAGCCGACGACGCCGAAGTTCTGGTTGAGTTAG